The genomic window ACGTGCAGAAGCATCTTCTCGAGAAGTACGGACAGATTGTGGGGCACGCATCATGATGTGCAGTGCGCTGACCACCAACAACGGCGCGCGCGATCGCAGCGTCGTCAACACTGGGGGAGGGAAGGGCAACCACGAATGCTTGCGACCCGTCGTTCCTGACATCCCGATCAGCCTGTGCGCGTTGCACCTGCTGCTCGCGGCTCAGAGCGTCGACGAACTTGGAGGCCCGAACGCAGTGATGGCCATCGCTCGACGGGAAGCATGAGAGTTCAGAGGGGCAGTGGTCCTGACAGGTGATTGCCCCTCTGTATTCTCCGGTCAGGAAGTGCGCTTCTGGAACTCTTCGTCGTCTTTCGCAAAAGAGTCAAGCAAGTCATTCGTTGCAATCAGGCCTTCTAGAACTTCCGGCTTGGGATCATCCCCGACAATGTAGGCACCGACGCTGTCCATGATTTCGGACAGGGTGTTCCGCTGGGCAACCTTGCCGGGCACGTCTAGCTCGCCATGCGAGACGGCTAACCACGTGTGGTTGATTGCTCGAACGCCCTGGACAACGACGTCCCGGACGTGGGCGTCGGGTAGCTTGCGAGCCTGCACGGTGATGGCATTCGCAAGGTCAGAATCGTATTTGTACGAGCCCCAACCATTGGGGTCGGCGGCGAAGGCAGCTTGCATCTTTCCTAGTCTGTCGAGCAGGTCTTGAGCGTCCCGGACACCATGTCGCCGGAGTGAAACCTCCCGTTCCTCCTCCAGCTGCTGGGCGTGCCGAGCGGCTTCGAACTCCCGTTCTTCCCTTCGGATGCGAGCCGCTTCCTGCACGTCACGTTCGTGTTGCTCCAGGAGGTCCTGTTTCGCTTCCGCCCTGATCCCGTCCTCACGCTTCTCCTTGTGGAGAGCAAGGAGAAGCGTCGAAGCGGCTGTCACGACAGACGCGACCACGACGCTACTGATGAGGGTGAGCCAAGGATCCATGTTCCAACGGTAGGGGAAGTAGCAATCAATCACGGCGGAGGACTTCGTCGAAGTGCCACGAACTTGACAACATGCCCGGCCCCCGGTGCGCTACACTAGACGTGCTTGGTCCTTCCCGCCCGCTGGCGTGAGGGGCCTTTTGCGTCGCTGGACCAGACAGCTGGGAGGGCTCGCAGACCTATAGTCGTGTGTTCGCCTCAGACCCGGCTAGGCTCAGCCCATGCCGTCGCCGACCGAGCCGGAAGCACTGCTTCCGTTTCAGCAACTCGATCTGAACGCCCGAAAGGGGCGCTTCGGAATTGTGTACATGAGAGCAATCGCTGGCCAAGCGGGTTGCGGATTCAATGAGACGCCCTCCGGTGAGGACACGCTCGCGATTGACTACAGCTTGGAGTTCCCAGAGGGACCGGTTCGCGTCCAGGTCAAGACCACAGCCGCGCAGGCGATCGACGGCGATGGCGAGTTTCTGACCTTCAGCGCTGAGGACAAGTGGATCGAGAAGTGGTCCAGATGCATGGTCCCCGTCTACTTCGTGATCGTCGTTGTTCCTAGTGTCAGCGACTCGTGGTTGACTCATGACCTGGCAGGCACTCAGATGGTTCGAACCGCCGCCTACTGGGCGCGCCTCATGCCTGACTCCTTCGAAGGCACCAAGACGATCAAAGTCCCGCGCATCCAGCGAGTAACGCTGGAGACGATTCCAACCTGGCACGCTGACCTGCTAGCGATGTACGACCCGACGCCTGAGGAGGACGCAGCGTGAGCGACGCGACCGTTACTCGGCGGGACCTTGCTAGCTTCCTCGCCCGCAACGGCTGGAAGCCCGACCGTGGCGGGCAAGCTGGCGAAATGTGGCGCATCGTTTTGCCACAGGGTCAACATGCCATCGCCGTGCCGTATCTGTTGGACCAGGAGTCGCCTGAGTTCCGCGGCATTGCAGCGCGGTTGGGACAGATCGTCCAGAGGCCAGCTCGCGACATCACGGACGAGATCGAACGCGAGTTCCAGGACGTGCAGAACTTCAGAATCGGAGATCCGTTCGTCACAGACGACTCAGTCTTGCTTGACAGCGCTTCGACGGTTCTGGTCTCGGCGAAACGAATGGTTCGGGCTGCAGCCACTACGGCTCGCAAGTCTCGCCCGCACATCGGCGCCAACTACAGCGCGCCCGGCGACGAGCTGGCGGCGTTGGTCCGGTTGTCCCATACGAGACGCGGTTCATTCGTCCTGCCCATCGTCATGCCGGTTGAGCCCCCAGAACCTGTTGAGTCGCAGTTGCTCACGGAACGCACTGAGATTGAACCCAGCGAGCGTCGGGTCACCCGAACACTCGCAAGCGCGGTGGCGGCCGTCAATGCGATCGCGGTCCAGCCGGGCCACGAGCCCACGACTGATGACATCGTTCAGCTGGTGCAAAGTGGCGTGAGCAGCGAGCTAATCGGTTCTATCCGCGCCATTGCGGTCCAGCCCGGGCTCCAATCGTTCGATATCGGCTTTCAATGGGCTCCGGGGTTGCGACCGCCCGGGGGCATCCCCGAGCGGGTTGTCATTCCAGATGAAGCAGCGCCGATTCTCGCGCGCTTCGAACAAAAGATGAAAGCCGCTCGCCCGGAGGCCACCGAGTCCGTCTCGGGGCAGATTATTGAGATTCGTCACGTGCCCGGAGAGCCGCTTGGGGAAGTTGCCATTCGAACCATCCGCAACAACCGCAGTGCTGACATTCGCATTACGACCACGGAGGCCGTCGTGCTATCTGCGCACGACTGGGCTAAGGACTCGCGCGCTGTTATCGCTCGGGGAAAAATAGTTAGCGCCCCCGGCCGGCCGCTATCGATGCCTCAGCCGGAGCGGGTGCAACCCATCGACGTTCTTTTCACGCGCGAGTAGCCGCTCACGCGCGTCAACAGGCTCGCGTTCCAGTCTCAGCGTCACCACCATGCGAGAAGCGACCAGTAGCACCCCCGGCACGCCGAAGACACAGTCTCGGCAAGCCCGGACGAGGGTACAGGTCAGCCAGTGACAGCCAACACGCTCGAAGACAGGAACGCGACACACGACCCGCAATGCAAGCTTGTCGGCTCAAGCAGCGGGGTAGACAGTGAACCGACTAGAGCAGTTTCATACAGTGGCCTGCCGGGTGAGATCCCAAATAAAGCTGCCGTCCCGCCTCTGGGTGGCGCAACGATCGTAGGCGGCTGTCAAGTCGCACCTTCTCCGATCAGGCGCCACCTCAGAGTGCTACTTCGGTGGGCATACACGCACAGGCCGTAGAGCCACACACACGCGTCGTCACTGCCCACCACAGAACCCGGGAGGCTGACGTGCTCTGGACGAAGCGACGTGCGCCGGTGACGAGGCGCGAGTGGGCACTCAGGATTGCGCGCAAGATCGCCAGACGCAACGCGGGGCTAATGCGCCGGCTGGCCGCACGATGACTGACACCTGGTCAACGGTCACCCACCCCAAAGACACCCACCACATCCCCAACCACGACCTCATCGACCACCAACCCGACGAACACTGCATCTGCGGACCAACACACCGCAGTGACATGAGCAGCGGGGTGCTCAGGTGGAACGTATGGCACCACAGCCTCGACGGACGGGAACGTGATGAGTGAAACCTGGTCCATTCAGAACGGCCACGGCCTACCCGATGGCGACACGATCGGCCACGAACTCGGACCCGAATGCATCTGCGGACCCAGTAAGCAGACCGTCAGCGCATGGGGCATCGACGTCGCCACGTACTGGCAACACGCCAGCCTCGACGGGAGAGAAGCGCATGAGTGAGCTCGCACAAGGTGGCATCCTCCCAGGCAAGCCCGGAGACCGCATCTGGGGAGAGCCGGAAGGACTCGAGACGTTCGTCCCGTTCACCGATGAGCAGCTGGCACGCATTAGGCGCAACGCACAGCTCGTCACCTTCGACAGCATGGGTAGCCCGATCTACCGCCACCAACTCCCACCCGAGGGAACCCAGCGATGAATGCTGAACAAGAAGACCACGCACGGACAGCACTCACCACGGCAGGGATCATCGGGGACAAGCAAGACACGGCAGTCAGCAACCTGGCCGGGATGACCGAAGGATGGGCGCCGGCCAAGGAAAGCCACCCCCTCCACACATAGACACCCCGGGGGTAGCCGCATGCCATGGGACAACAGCCGCCCCACCCACGTGCCACCACGCATCCGTGACGCCTGCCTCAACCGCGACGCACACCAATGCACCGCGTTGATGAGGGATGGCACACGCTGCACCGAGACAACCAAGCTCGAAGCAGCACACATCAACCAATGGCAACCCGCCGAACGCATCACCGTCGACGACGTACGCACACTCTGCCACTGGCACCACAACAGAGAGACACAAGCCCAAGCAGCAGCAGCACGACGCAAACGCGGCAGCTCACGACACCCCAAAGAGCAACATCCCGGCCTGACCTGACCCCAAACGGCAGGCGACCACCCCGACCACCCCCTCCCCCCGGGTCACAGGAGCGCGGGGAGTTGCTGTAATTCCCCCTGGCTACGGGTCTGGGGGTTTTGGGGCGCTGGTGGCTGAGATTCGCTTTCACGGCTTCTGACCGAAACGGTTTGGGGTCTTCACCCGAAACGGGAGATGCAGTCATGGCAGGTAGAGGTCCAGCGCCGAAGGATCCTTCGAAGCGTGCTCGCACGAACAAGGATGTGGTCCCGCTTCGGGTGGTTGAGGTTCAGCCGGTGGAGCAGCCGGAGTTGCCGTCGTTCTCGATCATGGTCACGGTCGATGAGCAGTTGGTGACGCAAGAGTTTGAGTGGCCGGCGATGACGCAGGACTGGTGGGCGATGTTGGCTCATCACCCGTTGGCTGCTGAGTTCATCGAGACGGACTGGTCGTATCTGATGGAGACCGCTCGTCTGCACGCTGAGTTCTGGATGGGCAAGCTGTCTCTCGCTGCGGAGCTTCGTCTTCGTGAGGCGAAGTACGGGTTCACTCCTGAGGATCGCGCGCGTCTGCGGATCCAGTTTGCTCAGGCGACGGAGGCTGAGGTGTCGGTGGCTTCGAAGGTTCGGAGTTCGCGTGACAGGTTCGCCGGGATGCAGGTTCGTGACGAGCTGGAAGCGTAATGCCGTGGCGTCCGTTGGACGGGGAAATTTTCCCGTCGTTGGGCTGGCATGTCGCCGACCAGATGTCCGAGTACCTCGCGGCGCCCGCGAAGATGGACTATTCACCGTTCGAGGTGACCAGGGAGCAGCTCGAGTTCCTGGTGCGTCTGTACGAGCTCGATCCTTCGACTGGTCGCCGCGTGAAGCACCGTGCGGTGATTCAGCGGCCTCGAGGTTGGGGCAAGTCCCCGTTCCTCGCTGCGATTGGTATCGCTGAGGGCCTGTTCGAGGTCGTCTTCGATGGTTGGGATGCTTCCGGACAACCGGTCGCGAAGCCGTGGCGGGAGATCCTCACCCCGACCGTTGTGGTGACTGCGGTTTCTGATGATCAGGTCGGGAACACGTGGAAGCCGTTGCTCGAGATGCTCCGTGAGGGGCCGGCCGCGGATGAGTTCGACATTGAGGTGTTGGACACGTTCGTGAACCTGCCGAAGGGCAAGATCGAGCGTCGGACGTCGTCGGCGCGCTCTGCGAAGGGAATCCCGGGTCAGGTCGCGGCGATCATGGACCAGACAGAAGAATGGGTACCCGGCAACGGTGGCGTTTCGCTCGCTCAGACGTTGCGGAACAACGCGACGAAGGTCGGCGGGCTGACAATTGAGTCCCCGAACGCTTTCACTCCGGGTGAACGTTCTGTGGCTGAGGCTTCGGCGAAGTTCTGGGACCAGATCCGGTCTGGGAAGTACAAGAACCTCGAGCGGGTTCGTTCTCTGGTCTATGACCACCGTGAGGCGCCGGCTGAGACTGACACGTCGTCGTACGAGTCGCTGGTGGCTGGTCTTCGGGTGTCGTACGGGGACAGTTCGGATCACGCTGACGGTTGCGTGCTCCACGATCCGCCATGTGAGCCTGGGTGGGCTCCGATCGAGCGCACCGCACTGGACTTCTTCGACACGTCGAACGATCCGCAGAAGATGCGGGCCGACTTCCTGAACCAGATCACTCATGCATCCGATTCGTACGTGTCTCAGCCTGAGCTGCGAGCGATCATCGCGGACGGGCGGGATGATGATCACCCGCTGAAGACCATCAGTAAGACGGAGCCGATCACGCTCGGGTTCGATGGTTCGGAGGGGCGCAAGGATTCGCACATCGCGGACTCGACGGTCCTCATCGGTTACTCGGTCACACAGAAGCACCTGTTCAAGGTGGGCGTATGGGAGCAGCCGGACGGGCCTGCCGGCGAGGGTTGGCGTCCCCCGCAGCTTGAGATCGAGCAGGCGGTCAAGGACGCGTTCCGGCAGTACAACGTCGTTGGTTTCTTCGCTGACCCGTCTGCTGGTTGGGCTGGTCAGGTGAAGACGTGGGAGGCGGACTACAACCGTCGCCTGAAGGTGAAGCTCACCGCGAACGAACCGATCCGGTGGCGTCAGAAGGATGTCTCGCGCACGTGTGAGGCGTTCGAGCAGATGCACTCGGCGATCGTCTCCGGTGACATCACGTTCGACGGTTCCAAGGAGCTCACCGCTCACTTCCTCAACGCACGTCGTGACGCTCGTCGCGCCGGGTACGTGTTGAAGAAGCCGGACGACGATCAGGACTACGCGAAGATCGACGCCACTTGGGGCGCCATGTTCGCGTTCGCAGCTGGACTCGAGGCGCTCGGCAAGGGCGTCACCAACAACCGCAAGGGCCCTGCCCGACGCATCTACTGACCTGGGAGGGGAACGGATGGCTACCACCCCCGACGAATGGCTGAAGCGTCTCACGTTGAAGCTTGATGCCCGTCAGCCGCGGATCGCGTTGATGAGGAAGTACTCGACCGGTGACGCACCGATGCCCGAGATGGGCAAGAACACGCGTGCGTCGTGGGTGGCGTTCCAGAAGCGCGCCCGCACCGACATGGGCGGTCTGCTGTGTTCGTCTTTGAGCGGTCGCATGGTGCCGAACGGTGTCCGTGTCGGCGAGACGGCGAACAACCCGGCAGCTGACGCCCTGCGGCGTGTGTGGCGCGACAACCGGCTCCCGGTGGTGTTCGCGGATGCGATCTGGAACGCCCTGTCGACGTCGTACGGCTACCTGGTGACCGGTGTTCGCACTGGTGACCCGGTGATCACGTCGGAGCAGCCGGAGCAGATGATCATCGCGCCCGACCCGGTTCAGCCGTGGCGGGCACAGGCGGCGTTGAAGGCGTGGCGTGACGACGAGGTTGGTCGGGACTACGCCTTGCTGTGGTTGCCGGGCACTCGTCAGCTGTACGTGCGGTCTTCGAAGACGTCGAACGGTTCCATTCGTGAGTCTGCGACAGGACCCGACTGGGAGCCCTTGGGGGAGCTCGAGGAGTACGCCGGCCCGATCCCTGTGTTCGAGCTCGCGAACAAGGGTGGCATGTCCGAGTTCGAACCACACATCGACGTCATCGACCGCATCAACCTCGGCAAGCTGCAGCGTCTCGTGGTCACTGCGATGCAGGCGTACAAGCAGCGTGCGATGAAGGGTGGCCTGCCCGACAAGGATGAAGAGGGCAACGACATCGACTGGGCGAAGCTCTTCGAGCCTGCCCCTGGTGCTCTGTGGGATCTTCCCGAGGGCATCGATGTGTGGGAGTCACAGTCCACCGACATCCGCCCCCTGCTGGACGGTGAGAAGACCGACCTTCGGGACTTCGCGGCTGTCACGCAGTCGCCGATTGACGTGTTCATCCCTGACGGGCAGAACCAGTCGGCTACGGGTGCGGCGAACGTCCACAAGGGCGAGATCATGAAGGCCAAGGACCGCATCGCACGGATGACAGCCCCCATGGAGGGCGCTCTCCTCTCGGCGTTGCGGATCCTCGGTCTCGATGACGGTTCCACGGTGCAGGTGCTGTGGGAGCCGCCGGAGCATGTGTCGCTGTCGGAGAAGTCCGCAGCTGCAGCGCAGGCGAAGACCGCCGGCAAGTCGCAGCGGTGGATCGATCAGCACATTTGGGGCATGTCCCCGGACGAGATCGCTGAGGAAGAGACCGCGAGGGCTGCTGAGCAGCTGTCAGCGGCTGTTCTGATCGGTGCTGGCAGTGGCAACGCCTGAGCAGGTCATCGTCGGCTACAACGACGCCGTTCACGCCGTCCGGCAGCGAGTGGAGACATTCGCCCGGATGGCGTGGCTCGGCGCCGGTTCGTGGCGTGACGCTGACATTGATCGTCTGGTGCGGTTGATCGTCCCACGTGTGCAGGCCGGGCAGGTGCTCACCGCGCAGCTCACGTCCGCGTATCTGGCGTCTCTCGAGACCGTCAGGACGGGCGAACGGGTCGCGCCTGCACCGGTGTCGCGTGACGTTGTTACGACGGCGCGTGGTGTGCCTGCTGAGGACGTGTACCGCCGGCCAGCGGTGTCGATGTACACGGCACTGTCGAACGGCGCACAGGTCAAGGACGCGATTGAGCAGGGAGTCAACCGGCTCGTGTCGCTCGTGGGCACCGACCATCAGCTCGCGAAGACGTCGCAGGCCCGGTCGTCGCTCACGGGTCGCGGGTTCACGTACATGCGTCGCACGTTGACGGGTCGCGAGAACTGCGCCTTGTGTGCGATTGCTTCCACCCAGCGGTACCGGGTGCAGAACCTGATGCCGATCCATCCTGGCTGTGACTGCGGTGTCGACACGGTCGAGGCCGGTTCGGATCCGGGGCAGGTGCTCGAGCCGGAACGGTTGGAGACCATCCACGCGGCGATCGAGAACGAGTTCGGCGGCACTGACCGCGGCGCACGTTACCTCGACGGCGGCAATAGCCGATCCGACCTGCTCGATCTTGTGACGGTCCACGAGCACGGTGAATACGGGCCGACGCTGACGTGGCGTGAGCAGCACTTCACCGGGCCTGGCGCCCTCAACTGATTTCCCGCAACCGCGGGATTGAGTCACCGAAACGGTGGCTATCCACACACCCGAAACGGGGAATGCACTGATGCCGAAAACCGAAGAAGAGATCGCCGCTGAAGCAGCCGCAACGGATGCGAACGCAGCGAAGACGATCGAGGAACAGCTCGCCGCCGCTCAGGCGGAAGCCGAGAAGTGGAAGTCGCTCTCACGCAAGAACGAAGAGCGCGCCACGGCCAACGCCGACAAGGCGCGGCAGCTGGACGAGCTCGAAGCCGCGAACCAGACCGAGCAGGAGAAACTCCTCGCTCGCGCTGAGGCCGCGGAAGCGAAGCTCGCCGAGATCGACGCGAAGACCACCGCCGCGACGCTCCGTGAGGAGATCGCGAAGGAGAAGGGGTTCGAGGATCGGAAGATCCCCGCGACCGCGCTCCGTGGTGCCAGCCGTGAGGAGCTCGAGGCACACGCCGACGAGATCCTCGCTCTTCTCCCCGCGCCCGCCGAAGCACCTGGTGCTGAAGGCCAGGGCGCAACAGGAACCCGCATCGGTGATGGTGACATGTCCGCTGACGACATCGTCGCCGCCGCTACCGCCCGGTAGCACCCCGGTTCATCACGTCCGTGATGGCCGAAACGTTCTGAAAGGGAAGCCATCATGGCAAACATCTTCGTCAAGGGGCAGAAGATCGCGGCAACCGCGCTCGCTCTGCTCCGCAAGGAACTGAAGGCGCCGTCGCTCTTCACGTACAAGTTCGGTGAGGCCGACTTCAAGGGTGCCGAGGGCGACGTCGTCAACATCAAGCGCCCCGCGGTGCTCGTCGCCCGCGAGAAGCAGTGGCGTGGCGACGACTCGATCGTCGTCGACCGCATCGCGAACAGCAAGATCCAGGTCAAGCTCGACCGTCACCCCTACTCGGCTGTGCACCTGCAGCCGGAGGAGGAGACGCTCGACGAGGTCGACTACGTGCGGGACGTGCAGGCACCCCAGGTGCGCGCGATCCTCGAGTGGTTCGAGAACCTCATCGTCGGCACCCTCCGCGCGGCAGCGTTCGTCTTCGGCGTGACGTTCAACCCGGCATCGGGAAGCTCCGTCGAGTCCGACCCCCGCAAGGTCGCGATCCGTGCGCGCAAGCTCGCGCAGAAGGCACACTGGCCCCTCACCGGTCGGTACTGGCTCGTCGGCGCGAACGTGTCCGAGGCCGTCGCCTCCTACGACAAGCTCCTCGACGTCGACACTGCCGGCATCCCCGAGGCGCTCCGTGAGGGCGTCGTGGGCAAGCTCGGTGGGTTCATCATCATCGAGCTCGACGCGCTCGGTGAGGA from Plantibacter flavus includes these protein-coding regions:
- a CDS encoding DUF4365 domain-containing protein — translated: MPSPTEPEALLPFQQLDLNARKGRFGIVYMRAIAGQAGCGFNETPSGEDTLAIDYSLEFPEGPVRVQVKTTAAQAIDGDGEFLTFSAEDKWIEKWSRCMVPVYFVIVVVPSVSDSWLTHDLAGTQMVRTAAYWARLMPDSFEGTKTIKVPRIQRVTLETIPTWHADLLAMYDPTPEEDAA
- a CDS encoding phage portal protein; translation: MATTPDEWLKRLTLKLDARQPRIALMRKYSTGDAPMPEMGKNTRASWVAFQKRARTDMGGLLCSSLSGRMVPNGVRVGETANNPAADALRRVWRDNRLPVVFADAIWNALSTSYGYLVTGVRTGDPVITSEQPEQMIIAPDPVQPWRAQAALKAWRDDEVGRDYALLWLPGTRQLYVRSSKTSNGSIRESATGPDWEPLGELEEYAGPIPVFELANKGGMSEFEPHIDVIDRINLGKLQRLVVTAMQAYKQRAMKGGLPDKDEEGNDIDWAKLFEPAPGALWDLPEGIDVWESQSTDIRPLLDGEKTDLRDFAAVTQSPIDVFIPDGQNQSATGAANVHKGEIMKAKDRIARMTAPMEGALLSALRILGLDDGSTVQVLWEPPEHVSLSEKSAAAAQAKTAGKSQRWIDQHIWGMSPDEIAEEETARAAEQLSAAVLIGAGSGNA